The Skermanella pratensis genome has a window encoding:
- a CDS encoding YdcF family protein, with protein sequence MSFVLSKLGWALVKPGNVLAMLLVSGQLLQVSGRSGLRRAGWWLTTAGILAVVLITLLPIGQVILRPLEERFPQPDLPDTVDGIILLGGSVHTEMTADRGQPVLNGAAERITEFVKLARRYPDARLVFTGGSGFVFSGDLRETDVVAEVLDGLGFDISRILFERESRNTYENAVFTRALVGAASGGTWLIITSAAHMPRSVGIFHKAGWPVVAYPVDYRSAGELMWGPDLLAGLDALNEAMREWIGLVAYRIMGRTDSLFPGPA encoded by the coding sequence ATGTCATTCGTCCTGTCGAAGCTGGGCTGGGCGCTCGTAAAGCCCGGCAACGTCCTGGCGATGCTGCTGGTGTCGGGACAGCTATTGCAGGTCAGCGGCCGGTCCGGCCTGAGGCGGGCGGGGTGGTGGTTGACCACCGCGGGCATCCTCGCGGTCGTCCTCATCACGCTGCTGCCGATCGGGCAGGTGATCCTTCGGCCGCTGGAGGAGCGGTTCCCCCAGCCGGACCTGCCCGACACGGTGGACGGGATCATCCTGCTCGGCGGCTCCGTCCATACCGAGATGACCGCCGACCGTGGGCAGCCGGTGCTGAACGGTGCCGCAGAGCGGATCACCGAGTTCGTCAAGCTCGCCCGCCGCTACCCGGATGCCCGGCTGGTCTTCACCGGCGGGTCCGGCTTCGTCTTTTCCGGCGACCTGCGGGAAACCGACGTGGTCGCCGAGGTGCTGGACGGGCTCGGCTTCGACATCTCCCGCATCCTGTTCGAACGCGAGTCGCGCAACACCTATGAGAACGCGGTCTTCACCAGGGCGCTGGTCGGCGCAGCCTCCGGCGGGACCTGGCTGATCATCACGTCCGCCGCCCACATGCCGCGGTCGGTCGGCATCTTCCACAAGGCGGGCTGGCCGGTCGTGGCCTACCCGGTCGACTACCGCAGCGCCGGCGAGCTAATGTGGGGACCGGACCTGCTGGCCGGCCTGGACGCGCTGAACGAAGCCATGCGCGAATGGATCGGGCTGGTCGCCTACAGGATCATGGGGCGGACCGACAGCCTGTTTCCCGGACCTGCCTGA
- the ilvD gene encoding dihydroxy-acid dehydratase, which produces MPYGDNKPTTWDKSNLPSRHVSVGPERAPHRSYYYAMGMTEEEIAQPFIGVATCWNEAAPCNISLNRQAQAVKIGVKAEAGTPREFTTITVTDGIAMGHAGMKSSLVSREVIADSVEVTMRGHCYDGLVGLAGCDKSLPGMMMAMVRLNVPSVFMYGGSILPGKYKGRDVTVQDVFEAVGAHSAGRMSDSDLHELECVACPSAGSCGGQFTANTMACVSEAMGLAIPGSAGAPAPYESRDAYAEASGRAVMELVKRNIRPRDIVTRKALENACVVVAASGGSTNAGLHLPAIAHECGIEFDLHDVAEVFKRTPYIADLKPGGRYVAKDLFEIGGVPVLMKALLDGGYLHGDCMTVTGKTIAENLADVVFPTDQDVIRPTSDPITPTGGVVGLRGNLAPGGAIVKVAGMKKLQFSGPARVFDCEEDAFAAVERRDYKEGEVIVIRYEGPRGGPGMREMLSTTSAIYGQGMGDKVALITDGRFSGATRGFCIGHVGPEAAIGGPIGLLNDGDIISIDAEAGTITVELSDEDLEERRKAWNPRRHDFQSGTLWKYAQLVGDAEKGAVTHPGGAAETHCYADI; this is translated from the coding sequence ATGCCCTACGGCGACAACAAACCCACCACCTGGGACAAGTCCAACCTGCCAAGCCGGCATGTTTCCGTTGGACCCGAGCGGGCGCCGCATCGCTCCTACTATTACGCCATGGGGATGACGGAGGAGGAGATCGCGCAGCCCTTCATCGGCGTCGCGACCTGCTGGAACGAGGCGGCTCCCTGCAACATCTCGCTGAACCGGCAGGCCCAGGCGGTCAAGATCGGCGTCAAGGCGGAGGCGGGCACCCCGCGCGAATTCACCACCATCACCGTCACCGACGGCATCGCGATGGGCCATGCCGGCATGAAGTCGTCGCTGGTCAGCCGCGAGGTCATCGCGGACTCCGTCGAGGTGACCATGCGGGGCCACTGCTACGACGGCTTGGTCGGGCTCGCCGGCTGCGACAAGTCGCTCCCCGGCATGATGATGGCCATGGTGCGCCTCAACGTGCCGAGCGTCTTCATGTATGGCGGCTCGATCCTGCCGGGCAAGTACAAGGGCAGGGACGTCACGGTGCAGGACGTGTTCGAGGCGGTCGGCGCCCACTCAGCCGGCCGTATGAGCGACAGCGACCTGCACGAGCTGGAATGCGTCGCCTGCCCGTCGGCCGGTTCCTGCGGCGGCCAGTTCACCGCCAACACCATGGCCTGCGTCTCCGAGGCTATGGGCCTGGCGATTCCGGGTTCCGCCGGCGCCCCGGCCCCCTACGAGAGCCGTGACGCCTATGCCGAGGCTTCGGGCCGCGCCGTCATGGAACTGGTCAAGCGCAACATCCGCCCGCGGGACATCGTGACCCGCAAGGCGCTGGAGAACGCCTGCGTCGTCGTCGCCGCTTCGGGAGGATCGACCAATGCCGGCCTTCACCTGCCGGCCATCGCGCACGAATGCGGCATCGAGTTCGACCTGCACGACGTCGCCGAAGTGTTCAAGCGCACCCCCTATATCGCCGACCTGAAGCCGGGCGGGCGCTACGTCGCCAAGGACCTGTTCGAGATCGGCGGCGTGCCGGTCCTGATGAAGGCGCTGCTGGACGGCGGATATCTGCATGGCGACTGCATGACCGTGACCGGCAAGACGATCGCCGAGAACCTCGCCGACGTGGTGTTCCCGACCGACCAGGACGTCATCCGCCCGACCAGCGATCCGATCACCCCGACCGGCGGCGTCGTGGGCCTGCGCGGCAACCTGGCGCCCGGCGGAGCGATCGTGAAGGTCGCCGGCATGAAGAAGCTCCAGTTCAGCGGCCCGGCCCGCGTGTTCGACTGCGAGGAGGACGCCTTCGCCGCCGTCGAGCGCCGCGACTACAAGGAAGGCGAGGTCATCGTCATCCGCTACGAGGGACCGCGCGGCGGCCCCGGCATGCGCGAGATGCTGTCGACCACCTCGGCCATCTACGGCCAGGGCATGGGCGACAAGGTGGCCCTGATCACCGACGGCCGCTTCTCCGGTGCCACGCGCGGCTTCTGCATCGGCCATGTCGGGCCGGAGGCGGCGATTGGCGGTCCGATCGGCCTGCTGAACGACGGCGACATCATCTCGATCGACGCCGAGGCCGGCACCATCACGGTAGAGCTGTCGGACGAGGATCTGGAGGAGCGCCGCAAGGCGTGGAATCCGCGCCGCCACGACTTCCAGTCCGGTACGCTGTGGAAGTACGCGCAGCTCGTCGGCGACGCGGAGAAGGGTGCGGTGACCCACCCTGGCGGAGCGGCCGAAACCCACTGCTACGCCGACATCTGA
- a CDS encoding valine--tRNA ligase: MLDKTYRPADVEAKHYDAWEMSGAFAAHTESNAHPYTIMMPPPNVTGSLHMGHALTFTLQDILVRYHRMRGDDALWQPGTDHAGIATQMVVERNLAADGKTRHDLGRAAFIDKVWQWKAESGGTITRQLRRLGASPDWERERFTMDEGLSEAVAKVFVTLYKQNLIYRDKRLVNWDPKLHTAISDLEVESREVKGHLWHFKYPLENQPERFITVATTRPETMLGDTAIAVHPEDERYRDLIGGFAVLPLVGRRIRIVGDEYADPETGSGAVKITPAHDFNDFEVGRRHGLEMINVLDRDARIIDDAIIPEAYRGLDRYEARKRIVADLEEQGLVEKIEPHTHMLPHGDRSGMVIEPWLTDQWYCDAVTLAQPAIKAVEEGRTVFVPKQWENTYFEWMRNIQPWCISRQIWWGHQIPAWYGPDGTVFVEETEEAAKAAAAAHYGTGTELTRDPDVLDTWFSSALWPFSTLGWPQQTKELERYYPGDVLVTGFDIIFFWVARMMMMGLHFMGDVPFRHVYIHALVRDERGQKMSKSKGNVIDPLNLIDEYGCDALRFTLAAMAAQGRDIKLAVGRVEGYRNFATKLWNAARYCQMNECLPQPGFDPGSAGQTVNRWIVGEVAKTSARAAEAIEAYRFNDAANVLYQFTWGTFCDWYLEFTKPILNGDDAAAKAETRATTAWVLDEILHLLHPFMPFITEELWEQIGAERASGLIRAAWPEFGPEMEDAAAQAEMDAVVRLISTIRTVRNEMNVPAGAQIPMLLKDATAETIRRLDTHRDIILRMARLSSAETTAEAAPKGAVQAVLDEATVVLPLAGVIDIEQEKARLTKEIDKLSGEIAKIDQKLNNANFVSRAPEEVIEEQRDRRAAAESAQRKLAEALARLTSA; the protein is encoded by the coding sequence ATGCTGGACAAGACCTATCGCCCCGCCGACGTCGAAGCGAAGCACTACGACGCGTGGGAGATGTCGGGCGCCTTTGCCGCCCATACCGAGTCGAACGCCCATCCCTATACCATCATGATGCCGCCGCCCAACGTGACCGGCAGCCTGCACATGGGGCACGCGCTCACCTTCACCCTCCAGGACATCCTGGTCCGGTACCATCGCATGCGCGGCGACGACGCCCTGTGGCAGCCGGGAACCGACCATGCCGGCATCGCGACCCAGATGGTGGTCGAGCGGAACCTGGCCGCGGACGGCAAGACCCGCCACGACCTCGGCCGCGCCGCCTTCATCGACAAGGTCTGGCAGTGGAAAGCGGAATCGGGCGGCACGATCACGCGCCAGCTCCGCCGGCTTGGCGCCTCGCCCGACTGGGAGCGCGAGCGCTTCACCATGGACGAGGGGCTGTCGGAGGCGGTCGCCAAGGTCTTCGTCACGCTCTATAAGCAGAACCTCATCTACCGCGACAAGCGCCTGGTCAACTGGGACCCGAAGCTGCACACCGCCATTTCGGACCTGGAAGTGGAGTCGCGGGAGGTCAAGGGGCACCTCTGGCACTTCAAGTATCCGCTGGAGAACCAGCCCGAACGCTTCATCACCGTCGCGACCACCCGGCCGGAAACCATGCTGGGCGACACCGCCATCGCGGTGCATCCCGAGGACGAGCGCTATCGCGACCTGATCGGCGGCTTCGCGGTGCTCCCGCTGGTCGGGAGGCGTATCAGGATCGTCGGTGACGAGTATGCCGACCCGGAGACCGGGAGCGGCGCCGTCAAGATCACCCCGGCGCACGACTTCAACGACTTCGAGGTCGGCCGGCGCCACGGGCTTGAGATGATCAACGTCCTGGACAGGGACGCGCGGATCATCGACGACGCGATCATCCCCGAAGCCTATCGCGGCTTGGATCGGTACGAGGCGCGCAAGCGCATCGTCGCCGACCTGGAAGAGCAGGGCCTGGTCGAGAAGATCGAGCCGCACACGCACATGCTGCCCCATGGCGACCGGTCCGGCATGGTGATCGAGCCGTGGCTGACCGACCAGTGGTACTGCGACGCGGTCACCCTTGCCCAGCCCGCGATCAAGGCGGTCGAGGAGGGCAGGACGGTGTTCGTTCCCAAGCAGTGGGAGAACACCTATTTCGAGTGGATGCGCAACATCCAGCCCTGGTGCATCAGCCGGCAGATCTGGTGGGGCCATCAGATCCCGGCTTGGTATGGCCCGGACGGGACCGTCTTCGTGGAGGAGACCGAGGAGGCGGCGAAAGCGGCCGCCGCGGCCCATTACGGTACGGGGACCGAGCTGACCCGCGACCCGGACGTGCTGGACACCTGGTTCTCGTCGGCGCTTTGGCCGTTCTCGACCCTGGGTTGGCCGCAGCAGACCAAGGAGTTGGAGCGCTATTACCCGGGTGACGTGCTGGTCACCGGCTTCGACATCATCTTCTTCTGGGTTGCCCGGATGATGATGATGGGGCTTCACTTCATGGGGGACGTGCCGTTCCGCCACGTCTACATCCATGCCCTGGTGCGCGACGAGCGCGGGCAGAAGATGTCTAAGTCCAAGGGCAACGTCATCGACCCGCTGAACCTGATCGACGAGTATGGCTGCGACGCGCTGCGCTTCACGCTGGCGGCCATGGCGGCCCAGGGGCGCGACATCAAGCTGGCGGTCGGCCGGGTCGAGGGATACCGCAACTTCGCGACGAAGCTGTGGAATGCCGCGCGCTATTGCCAGATGAACGAGTGCCTGCCGCAGCCGGGCTTCGATCCCGGTTCCGCCGGCCAGACGGTCAACCGCTGGATCGTCGGCGAAGTGGCGAAAACGTCCGCCCGCGCGGCCGAGGCGATCGAGGCCTATCGCTTCAACGATGCGGCCAACGTGCTGTACCAGTTCACCTGGGGCACCTTCTGCGACTGGTACCTGGAGTTCACCAAGCCGATCCTCAACGGCGACGACGCGGCCGCCAAGGCCGAAACGCGGGCTACGACCGCCTGGGTGCTCGACGAGATCCTCCATTTGCTCCACCCCTTCATGCCCTTCATCACGGAGGAGCTTTGGGAGCAGATCGGCGCCGAACGGGCATCCGGCCTGATCCGCGCCGCGTGGCCGGAGTTCGGTCCGGAGATGGAGGACGCCGCCGCCCAGGCCGAGATGGATGCGGTGGTCCGCCTGATCTCGACGATCCGTACCGTTCGGAACGAGATGAACGTGCCGGCGGGTGCCCAGATCCCGATGCTTCTCAAGGACGCCACGGCTGAGACGATCCGGCGCCTGGATACTCACAGGGACATCATCCTGCGGATGGCCCGCCTGTCCTCCGCCGAGACGACCGCCGAGGCCGCGCCCAAGGGAGCCGTGCAGGCGGTGCTGGACGAGGCGACGGTGGTGCTGCCCCTGGCCGGCGTGATCGACATCGAGCAGGAGAAGGCGCGCCTGACGAAGGAGATCGACAAGCTCTCCGGCGAGATCGCGAAGATCGACCAGAAGCTGAACAATGCGAACTTCGTTTCCCGCGCTCCCGAGGAAGTCATCGAGGAACAGCGGGATCGCCGTGCGGCGGCGGAATCGGCGCAGCGGAAACTGGCCGAGGCTCTCGCGCGACTGACTTCGGCGTAG
- a CDS encoding DUF2497 domain-containing protein — MEEILASIRRIISEDTEPAEPSKPEPAPPPSAPAPAPVSAYVAPPPPPPPPEEPMDEDVLELTQMVQDDGSVVDVEDPQDDPWARAMDPEPEPDEPEPPLSLESLDDLFEKPAPRRQPVSSYDDDDLVSAPTAAATSAAFAQLASSIGGNRFSGSMQAYGGGPTVEDILKDVMRPLLRDWLDQNLPPMVERMVQREIEKMVRRAQGG; from the coding sequence ATGGAGGAAATCCTAGCCTCCATCCGGCGAATCATATCCGAAGACACCGAGCCCGCGGAGCCGAGCAAGCCTGAACCGGCCCCGCCGCCTTCCGCTCCGGCGCCGGCTCCCGTCTCCGCCTATGTCGCTCCGCCGCCGCCGCCTCCTCCTCCCGAGGAGCCGATGGACGAGGATGTGCTGGAACTCACCCAGATGGTGCAGGACGACGGTTCGGTCGTCGACGTGGAGGATCCGCAGGACGATCCCTGGGCCCGGGCGATGGATCCGGAGCCCGAACCCGACGAGCCCGAGCCGCCGCTGTCCCTCGAATCCCTGGACGACCTGTTCGAGAAGCCGGCGCCGCGCCGCCAGCCCGTCTCCAGCTATGACGACGACGATCTGGTGTCGGCGCCGACGGCGGCCGCGACCAGCGCCGCCTTCGCGCAGCTCGCCAGCAGCATCGGCGGCAACCGTTTCTCCGGCAGCATGCAGGCCTATGGCGGCGGCCCGACGGTCGAGGATATCCTGAAGGACGTCATGCGTCCGTTGCTGCGCGACTGGCTTGACCAGAACCTACCGCCCATGGTCGAGCGGATGGTCCAGCGCGAGATCGAGAAGATGGTACGCCGCGCCCAGGGCGGCTGA
- a CDS encoding TolC family outer membrane protein codes for MRRNSRRTGTALGASLGGALLALVASHPASAQSLEEALANAYATNPTIDSQRAQLRATDELVPQALSGYRPSVEASADAGYSRQRTRAAGVNRDSNLQQRGVDLSVVQPLYTGGRTEAGTKRAEALVQAQRADLLSTEQSVLLDAATAYLDVVRDQAVVDLNVNNEQVLRRQLDASQDRFNVGEITRTDVSQAESRLARAVSDRIQAEGLLSASRAVYARLIGAPPGRLTAPRLRFDLPATREETISLAESNNPGVVAAEYSETAARNAVDQVRGEMLPSANLRGTVSRVYEPSSQADRSDGASVTASVTIPLYQAGSTAARVREARQTASQRRIQIEEARRQVVENAIRAWEGLTTARATIQSRQSQVRASEIALEGVRQEALVGSRTTLDTLDSEQELLDARVELVRAQRDETVAAFAVLESTGQLTARQLGLQVNYYDHEKHYKQVRDKWWGTDIDE; via the coding sequence ATGAGACGGAACTCACGGCGGACCGGCACCGCCCTCGGGGCGTCCCTGGGCGGCGCCCTGCTGGCCCTGGTGGCGAGCCACCCCGCCTCGGCGCAGAGCCTTGAGGAAGCGTTGGCGAACGCCTATGCGACCAATCCGACGATCGATTCGCAACGCGCACAGCTGCGCGCGACCGACGAGCTGGTGCCGCAGGCGCTGTCCGGCTACCGTCCTTCGGTGGAAGCCAGCGCCGACGCCGGCTACAGCCGCCAGCGGACCCGGGCGGCCGGCGTCAACCGCGACAGCAACCTCCAGCAGCGCGGCGTCGACCTCAGCGTCGTGCAGCCGCTCTATACCGGCGGCAGGACGGAAGCGGGCACCAAGCGCGCCGAAGCCCTGGTCCAGGCCCAGCGGGCGGACCTGCTGTCCACCGAGCAGTCGGTCCTGCTCGATGCCGCCACCGCATACCTGGACGTGGTGCGCGACCAGGCCGTGGTGGACCTGAACGTCAACAATGAGCAGGTCCTGCGGCGTCAGCTCGACGCCTCGCAGGACAGGTTCAATGTCGGCGAGATCACCCGGACCGACGTCAGCCAAGCGGAGTCGCGGCTTGCCCGCGCGGTTTCCGACCGCATCCAGGCCGAGGGCCTGCTGAGCGCCAGCCGCGCGGTCTATGCCCGCCTGATCGGAGCGCCTCCCGGCCGGCTGACCGCGCCGCGCCTGCGCTTCGACCTGCCGGCGACTCGCGAGGAGACGATCTCTCTGGCCGAGAGCAACAATCCCGGCGTGGTCGCGGCGGAGTATTCGGAAACGGCGGCCCGCAACGCGGTCGACCAGGTCCGGGGCGAGATGCTGCCGTCGGCCAACCTGCGCGGCACCGTGTCGCGTGTCTACGAGCCGAGCAGCCAGGCCGACCGGTCCGACGGCGCCTCGGTCACCGCCTCCGTCACGATCCCGCTCTACCAGGCCGGTTCGACGGCGGCGCGGGTCCGCGAGGCCCGCCAGACCGCCAGCCAGCGGCGCATCCAGATCGAGGAGGCGCGGCGCCAGGTGGTGGAGAACGCCATCCGGGCCTGGGAGGGCCTGACCACCGCCCGCGCCACGATCCAGTCGCGCCAGTCCCAGGTCCGGGCGTCCGAGATCGCGCTGGAAGGCGTGCGCCAGGAAGCCCTGGTCGGATCGCGCACGACGCTGGACACGCTGGACTCCGAACAGGAGCTGCTGGACGCGCGCGTCGAGCTCGTCCGGGCGCAGCGCGACGAGACCGTGGCCGCCTTCGCGGTGCTGGAATCCACCGGCCAGCTCACCGCCCGCCAACTCGGGCTCCAGGTCAACTACTACGATCACGAGAAGCACTACAAACAGGTTCGCGACAAGTGGTGGGGAACCGATATCGATGAGTGA
- a CDS encoding rhodanese-like domain-containing protein: MTDTVPLQIDVDALQGLRQSGADLALVDVREPWEFELCAIEGSTSVPLGTLARRAGELPKDRQIVLVCHHGGRSAQATAWLRHNGFDKATNLMGGVDAWARRIDPTMKVY, translated from the coding sequence ATGACCGACACAGTGCCGCTGCAGATAGATGTCGATGCTCTCCAAGGTCTGCGCCAGTCCGGTGCCGACCTCGCCCTGGTCGACGTGCGGGAACCCTGGGAGTTTGAACTCTGCGCGATCGAGGGGAGCACCAGCGTTCCCCTGGGGACGCTGGCCCGGCGCGCCGGGGAGCTGCCGAAGGATCGCCAGATCGTCCTCGTGTGCCATCACGGCGGGCGGAGCGCCCAGGCGACCGCCTGGCTGCGTCACAACGGGTTCGACAAGGCGACCAACCTGATGGGCGGCGTGGACGCCTGGGCTCGCCGAATCGACCCGACGATGAAGGTGTATTGA
- a CDS encoding protein-L-isoaspartate O-methyltransferase family protein, which yields MPDYSAARYNMVEGQVRPNKVTDPALVEAMSNIPRELFAPKASRSFAYVDEDIPVAKGRYLIEPMVIARLLQEARVKPTDIVLDIGCGTGYASALLSRMAATVVALEENPELAARAEETLRELGVDNVVLVQGPLTEGYAKQAPYDAILIHGAVTEVPQAILEQLADGGRLVTVVAPDARMGQARLFQRTGEVETGRILFDAATPLLPGFEPKPVFQF from the coding sequence ATGCCCGATTATTCCGCAGCCCGCTACAACATGGTCGAAGGGCAGGTCCGCCCCAACAAAGTAACCGACCCCGCGCTGGTCGAAGCGATGTCGAACATTCCCCGCGAACTGTTCGCGCCCAAGGCGTCGCGCAGCTTCGCCTATGTGGACGAAGACATCCCGGTCGCCAAGGGACGGTACCTGATCGAGCCCATGGTGATCGCCCGCCTCCTCCAGGAGGCGCGTGTCAAGCCGACGGACATCGTTCTCGATATCGGCTGCGGCACCGGCTATGCCAGCGCGCTCCTGTCGCGCATGGCGGCCACCGTCGTGGCGCTCGAGGAAAACCCCGAGCTGGCGGCCCGGGCCGAGGAGACGCTGCGCGAGCTGGGCGTGGACAACGTCGTGCTCGTCCAGGGGCCGCTGACCGAAGGCTATGCCAAACAGGCGCCCTACGACGCCATCCTGATCCACGGCGCGGTGACCGAGGTTCCGCAGGCGATCCTGGAGCAGCTGGCCGACGGCGGCCGGCTGGTGACGGTGGTGGCGCCGGACGCGCGGATGGGGCAGGCGCGCCTGTTCCAGCGCACCGGCGAGGTCGAGACCGGCCGAATCCTGTTCGACGCCGCCACTCCCCTGCTTCCGGGCTTCGAGCCGAAGCCGGTGTTCCAGTTCTGA
- a CDS encoding S1C family serine protease: protein MLSAFRLLSRPLARLGRVGVIAALAAVPWVARPLPTAAQQAEAPDVTAMMQSVVGVKATVPSDARSADSLGTERLGSGIVIDGSGLIVTIGYLIMEASAVEVRTAEGKVHPAEIVAYDHVSGFGLVRGQYGFRAKPMRLGRSEEVKVGDPMLALAHGGPDAVHATLIVSKREFAGYWEYLLEEAIFTSPAIAEFGGAALVSPRGELMGVGSLFVHDAAPPLTAPGNMFIPVDVLRPILGDLLALGRSAESPRPWLGVTTQQAGDRLVIQRVTPGSPAAAAGLRPDDAIVAVGGQPVTRLADFYRKIWALGDAGISVPLGIQRAGRVETVSVQSIDRLRHLRLKPTF, encoded by the coding sequence ATGCTTTCGGCTTTCCGGCTGCTCAGCCGACCGCTGGCCCGCCTGGGGCGGGTAGGAGTGATCGCCGCGCTGGCCGCGGTCCCGTGGGTCGCGAGGCCGCTTCCAACCGCCGCCCAGCAGGCCGAGGCGCCGGACGTCACCGCGATGATGCAATCGGTCGTGGGGGTCAAGGCGACGGTCCCGTCCGATGCCCGCTCCGCAGACAGCCTCGGCACGGAGCGGCTGGGCAGCGGAATCGTGATCGACGGCAGCGGCTTGATCGTCACCATCGGCTACCTGATCATGGAAGCCAGCGCGGTCGAGGTCAGGACCGCGGAAGGCAAGGTCCATCCCGCGGAGATCGTGGCCTACGACCATGTCAGCGGCTTCGGCCTGGTCAGGGGACAGTACGGGTTCCGCGCCAAGCCGATGCGGCTCGGCCGCTCCGAGGAGGTCAAGGTCGGCGACCCGATGCTGGCCCTGGCGCACGGCGGTCCCGACGCGGTCCACGCGACGCTGATCGTCAGCAAGCGGGAATTCGCGGGATACTGGGAATACCTGCTGGAAGAGGCGATCTTCACCTCGCCGGCCATCGCCGAGTTCGGGGGAGCGGCGCTGGTCTCGCCGCGGGGCGAACTGATGGGCGTCGGCTCCCTGTTCGTGCATGACGCGGCACCGCCGCTGACGGCCCCCGGCAACATGTTCATCCCGGTCGACGTGCTTCGCCCCATTCTCGGCGATCTGCTGGCGCTCGGCCGCTCCGCCGAGTCGCCGCGCCCGTGGCTCGGCGTCACGACGCAGCAGGCCGGAGACAGGCTCGTCATCCAGCGGGTCACGCCGGGCAGCCCGGCGGCGGCGGCCGGCCTGCGCCCGGACGACGCGATCGTCGCGGTCGGCGGCCAGCCGGTCACCCGCCTTGCGGATTTCTATCGGAAAATCTGGGCTTTGGGCGACGCCGGCATCAGCGTCCCGCTCGGCATCCAGCGGGCAGGGAGGGTCGAGACAGTGTCGGTCCAATCGATCGACCGGCTCCGCCACCTGCGGCTCAAACCCACGTTTTGA
- a CDS encoding helix-turn-helix domain-containing protein, whose amino-acid sequence MMGKPKNVANEIDAHVGARLRLRRLLLGISQEKLGDALGLTFQQIQKYERGANRVGASRLFDMSRVLDVPVAYFFDDMPDETAAVMSTRLPGGSRSLGESPLGSDVLLSRETAELVRAYYSIADVDVRRRALDFLRTVSESAAINRGRRVDEASPESVPEEV is encoded by the coding sequence ATGATGGGCAAGCCGAAGAATGTCGCCAACGAGATCGACGCGCACGTGGGCGCCAGGCTCCGCCTGCGCCGATTGCTGCTGGGAATCAGCCAGGAAAAGCTGGGGGACGCCCTGGGCCTGACCTTCCAGCAGATCCAGAAGTACGAGCGGGGCGCCAACCGGGTCGGCGCCAGCCGGCTGTTCGACATGTCCAGGGTCCTGGACGTTCCGGTGGCGTATTTCTTCGACGACATGCCGGACGAGACCGCGGCGGTGATGTCGACCCGGCTGCCCGGCGGTTCCCGCTCGCTCGGCGAGTCGCCGCTGGGCTCCGACGTGCTGCTCAGCCGCGAGACCGCGGAACTCGTCCGGGCCTACTACAGCATAGCCGACGTCGATGTCCGCCGGCGGGCGCTCGATTTCCTGCGCACCGTGAGCGAGAGCGCCGCGATCAACCGGGGCCGCCGGGTGGACGAGGCCAGCCCCGAAAGCGTTCCCGAAGAGGTGTAG
- a CDS encoding NUDIX domain-containing protein encodes MPFIPMRSSDMMNDEQDIEILAKETLHDGFFRMDRYRLRHRKFDGTWTEELSREIFERGNSVAALLYDPGTDTVVMVEQFRLPARLAGRSAWSFEVPAGVVKPGEELAEVARREAFEETGCEIVGDLRRIGEFMASIGGSTEVVTVFLGLVDASGTGGIHGLSDEHEDIRVHVVPSAEAIRRVDEGEIDNAASIIALNWLARHRDGLKRETA; translated from the coding sequence GTGCCTTTCATTCCGATGCGATCGAGCGACATGATGAACGACGAGCAGGATATCGAGATCCTCGCCAAGGAAACCCTGCATGACGGTTTTTTCCGGATGGACCGTTACCGGCTCCGCCACCGGAAGTTCGATGGAACCTGGACCGAAGAACTCTCGCGGGAGATCTTCGAGCGCGGCAACTCGGTCGCGGCGCTTCTCTACGATCCCGGAACCGACACCGTCGTGATGGTGGAGCAGTTCCGCCTGCCGGCGCGTCTGGCCGGCCGGTCCGCCTGGAGCTTCGAAGTCCCGGCGGGAGTGGTCAAGCCCGGCGAGGAACTGGCCGAGGTCGCCCGCCGCGAGGCGTTCGAGGAGACCGGCTGCGAAATCGTCGGCGACCTCAGGCGGATCGGCGAGTTCATGGCGAGCATCGGCGGCAGCACGGAGGTGGTGACGGTTTTCCTGGGTCTGGTGGATGCATCAGGCACCGGGGGCATCCACGGCCTGTCCGACGAGCACGAGGACATCCGCGTCCATGTCGTTCCCTCGGCCGAAGCGATCCGGCGGGTCGACGAGGGCGAGATCGACAATGCCGCCAGCATCATCGCGCTGAACTGGCTGGCCCGGCACCGCGACGGACTGAAGCGGGAGACGGCCTGA